One region of Mus musculus strain C57BL/6J chromosome 3, GRCm38.p6 C57BL/6J genomic DNA includes:
- the Sptssb gene encoding serine palmitoyltransferase small subunit B isoform b (isoform b is encoded by transcript variant 3) — MDFKRVKEYFAWLYYQYQIITCCAVMEPWEQSMLNTIILTIVAMVVYTAYVFIPIHILPGV; from the exons ATGGATTTCAAGCGCGTGAAGGAGTATTTTGCCTGGCTCTATTATCAATACCAGATCATCACCTGCTGTGCTGTCATGGAGCCTTGGGAACAATCGATGCTCAACACCATCATACTGACCATTGTGGCTATGGTGGTATACACTGCCTATGTCTTCATCCCCATCCAC ATCCTGCCTGGAGTATGA
- the Sptssb gene encoding serine palmitoyltransferase small subunit B isoform a (isoform a is encoded by transcript variant 1), translated as MDFKRVKEYFAWLYYQYQIITCCAVMEPWEQSMLNTIILTIVAMVVYTAYVFIPIHIRLAWEFFSKICGYDSSISN; from the coding sequence ATGGATTTCAAGCGCGTGAAGGAGTATTTTGCCTGGCTCTATTATCAATACCAGATCATCACCTGCTGTGCTGTCATGGAGCCTTGGGAACAATCGATGCTCAACACCATCATACTGACCATTGTGGCTATGGTGGTATACACTGCCTATGTCTTCATCCCCATCCACATCCGCCTGGCTTGGGAATTTTTCTCCAAAATATGTGGCTATGACAGTTCCATTTCTAACTGA